From a region of the Vanrija pseudolonga chromosome 2, complete sequence genome:
- the codA gene encoding Choline oxidase, translated as MDTPTTIPASATTDYYDYIVVGGGTAGCVLASRLTTYLPHHRVLVIEGGPSDFNIDEVLDLRKWLTLLGGDLDYDYGTTEQPMGNSHIRHSRAKVLGGCSSHNTLISFRPFKRDMDGWVAKGCKGWDFDTVMRLIDKLRNTVQVVHENHQNQLVKDWVSSCSSALDIPVINDFNKTIRKDGKLHEGVGFFSVSYNPDDGKRSSASVAYIHPILRGDESRSNLTILTEAWVSKVNVENGAATGVNVTLKNGQRITVKPRKGGEIILAAGAVDTPRLMLHSGLGPRGQLQSLGIPVVADLAGVGENLLDHPETIIMWELNKPVPQDQTTMDSDAGVFLRREGAATDVDDAADIMMHCYQIPFTLNTERLGYRTIKDRYAFCMTPNIPRPRSRGRLYLTSADPYVKPALDFRYFTDPEGYDAATFVAGIKAARKVAKQSPFKEWLKEEVAPGPGCTTDEQISEYARRAAHTVYHPAGTTKMGDTARDPYAVVDPELKVKGIKGLRIADAGVFPDMVSINPMLTVLAVGENAAELIAKSKGWKGDAAARL; from the coding sequence cccccaccaccgcgtGCTGGTCATTGAGGGCGGGCCGTCCGACTTCAACAttgacgaggtgctcgacctgCGCAAGTGGCtcacgctgctcggcggcgacctcgactaCGACTACGGTACGACCGAGCAGCCCATGGGTAACAGCCACATCCGGCACTCGCGCGCCAAGGTGCTCGGCGGGTGCAGCTCGCACAACACGCTCATCTCGTTCCGCCCGTTCAAGCGTGACATGGACGGCTGGGTCGCAAAGGGCTGCAAGGGGTGGGACTTTGACACGGTCATGCGCCTCATCGACAAGCTCCGCAACACGGTCCAGGTCGTGCATGAGAACCACCAGAAccagctcgtcaaggactgggtgagctcgtgctcgtcggcgctcgacatCCCCGTCATCAACGACTTCAACAAGACGATCCGCAAAGACGGCAAGCTGCACGAGGGCGTCGGCTTCTTCTCGGTCTCCTACAACCCCGACGATGGCAAGCGCTCTTCCGCGTCAGTGGCGTACATCCACCCTAttctgcgcggcgacgaaTCCCGCTCCAACCTCACGATCCTCACCGAGGCATGGGTGTCCAAGGTCAATGTCGAGaacggcgccgcgacgggcgTCAACGTGACCCTCAAGAACGGGCAGCGCATCACCGTCAAGCCTCGGAAGGGAGGCGAGATcatccttgccgccggcgcggtcgacacGCCCCGCCTCATGCTCCACTCGGGTCTGGGACCCCGCGGCCAGCTCCAGTCGCTCGGCATTCCCGtggtcgccgacctggcAGGCGTCGGCGAGAACCTGCTCGACCACCCCGAGACCATCATCATGTGGGAGCTCAACAAGCCCGTGCCGCAGGATCAGACAACGATGGACTCGGACGCGGGCGTCTtcctgcgccgcgagggcgcaGCCACCGACGTGGACGACGCAGCAGACATCATGATGCACTGCTACCAGATCCCCTTCACGCTCAACACTGAGCGCCTGGGCTACCGCACCATCAAGGACCGGTATGCCTTCTGCATGACGCCCAACATCCCGCGCCCGCGATCGCGCGGACGGCTGTACCTCACCTCTGCGGACCCGTACGTCAAGCCCGCGCTCGACTTCCGCTACTTTACCGACCCGGAGGGGTACGACGCTGCGACGTTCGTGGCGGGCATCAAGGCCGCGCGCAAGGTAGCCAAGCAGAGCCCGTTCAAGGAGTggctcaaggaggaggtggcCCCCGGCCCGGGCTGCACGACCGACGAGCAGATCAGCGAgtacgcccgccgcgccgcgcacacgGTGTATCACCCCGCCGGCACGACCAAGATGGGCGACACGGCCCGCGACCCGTACGCtgtcgtcgaccccgagctcaaggtcAAGGGCATCAAGGGCCTGCGTatcgccgacgcgggcgtCTTCCCCGACATGGTGTCCATCAACCCCATGCTGACTGTGCTTGCTGTGGGCGAgaacgccgccgagcttATTGCGAAGAGCAAGGGATGGAagggcgacgccgctgccaggCTGTAA